The Natrinema amylolyticum genome includes the window GTGATGAATGTCTCACGATTCGAGCAGTCGGAGAGTGAGCGACCGGGCCGTTTAGCCGTCAGTACCCCAGCGAGAGGACGTTGTTCGAGACGATCGTCACCAGCGCGATCGCCATAATTCCCGAGAGGAGGCCGAACGCGACCGTCCAGCCGAACAGGTCGGCGGCCGTACCGATGGCGACGCTCCCCGTTGCGCCGAGTAGCATGTAAGCGGTCCGGACGAGTCCGAAACCGAGGCCGCGTTCGGACGACGACAGTACGTCCATGAACCGCGACTGCAACGGGGCACCCCAGGTCATCGCGACGCCGACGCAGGCGACTCCGGCGATCGCCGCCGCCAGTCCGTCACCGGTGACAAGCACCGCGAAGCCGACCAGTCCCGCCGTCATCGTGACCGCGGCGGCGGCGTCGCGCGAGTAGCGATCGGACAGCGAGCCGATCAGCGGCTGCACGCCCCCGTTGACGAGGAAGTACAGCGAGAACAGGAGGCCGGCCGTCGTCCGCGGGAGACCGTAGCCGACCGCGAGAAACGTCGGGAGAAACGACGCCGTGGCCTGCCAGGTGAAGGCACCCATCGCACAGAGCGCGGTCGTGTAGGCCACGCTGGGCCGGGTCAACAACTGCGAGAGGAGGGACGGGTCGACCTGGTCGCGCATCCGCCGATCGGGATAGCGCGGCTCCGTCGGACGGGTCCGGAGGTAAAACAGGGCGACGATCGGAATTCCGACGGCGGTCCCGACGGCGATCGCCGCGCGCCAGCCGTATCGGTCGGCGGCGAGCGCCGCGAGCACCGGCGCGGCGAGGCCGGCGATCGGCGCGCCGGAGACGTGGATCCCGATCGCGCGTCCCGTCCGATCGAACAGCCGAGTCAGGAACGTCGTCGCGACGCTGTAGTGGAGACCGGCCGCTCCGCCGAGGACGATCGCGAAGAGCAAGAAGGCGACGTAGGTCGGCGACAGCGCGAGCAAGGCGCTCGCGACCGCCGTGCCACCGATCGCGGTCAAGATGATCCGCCGCTCCCCGAACCGATCGCCGAGCAGTCCGCTCGGAAACTGCGAGAGCGCGTAGGCGGCCCACATGCCCGAGAGCGCCAGTCCGACCGCACCGGTGCTGACCGAGAACGTCTCGACGATGTCGGGAACGACCGGACTGATCACCAGCCGCGCGGTCACCGTCACGAAGAACGCGAACGTACAGAGAACGAGAACCGTATTCCTGTATGACCAGTTCACTGAGAGACCGTTCGACGAGCGACCGAAAAGCGGTTTCGATAGCGGCCGTCCACCGCGATGAGAGTCTATCGCGACGCGTACTACTAAGTGAATTCCGGCCGGTCTATGACGCATGTACCGGATCGTTATCCCGGTCGACCCCGACGAAGAGCGGGCGATGGAGGCCGCGGACTACGTAGCCGGACTCCTCGAGGACGGACCGGTCGAGAGCCCGGACGAACTCGCCGTGACGGTGCTCAACGTGTTCGAGGAGTTCTCGGCCGTCGACGATGGCGTCCGCGTCACCTCCGACGAACTGTTCGATCCCGACGACGTCCCCGAGTCGGTCGACGCCGTCCGTGACGCGCTCGAGGCCGCCGGCATCGACGTCGACGTCGTCCGCCGCCACGGCGAACCCGCCGAAGAGATCGTCGACTACGCCGACTCCGTCGACGCGGATACGATCGTCCTCCCGACCCGCGAGCGATCGCCGGTCGGCAAAGCGGTCTTCGGAAGCGTCACGCAGCAGGTGATGCTCGAGACCGATCGCCCCGTGACGGTCCTCTGAGGATCAACCGACCGCCGGTCAGTTCCCGTCTCCCCCGGCCAGTGGACGGCGGTATAGAAATATGTGATATCATAGTAGTGCATAGAACAGTAAAATAGTACTCATATATAGCCCCACATCTGACAGTATCTATTAATACGCACTTATCAACCGTACTACGGCACTTATTCGCTGTTTTCCCTTTCTCATGCAGTTGCCACCCCTACCAAAAATATAATTTCCCCAATACGCCGTAAAACGCCCTTTTGAGCCCT containing:
- a CDS encoding MFS transporter — its product is MNWSYRNTVLVLCTFAFFVTVTARLVISPVVPDIVETFSVSTGAVGLALSGMWAAYALSQFPSGLLGDRFGERRIILTAIGGTAVASALLALSPTYVAFLLFAIVLGGAAGLHYSVATTFLTRLFDRTGRAIGIHVSGAPIAGLAAPVLAALAADRYGWRAAIAVGTAVGIPIVALFYLRTRPTEPRYPDRRMRDQVDPSLLSQLLTRPSVAYTTALCAMGAFTWQATASFLPTFLAVGYGLPRTTAGLLFSLYFLVNGGVQPLIGSLSDRYSRDAAAAVTMTAGLVGFAVLVTGDGLAAAIAGVACVGVAMTWGAPLQSRFMDVLSSSERGLGFGLVRTAYMLLGATGSVAIGTAADLFGWTVAFGLLSGIMAIALVTIVSNNVLSLGY
- a CDS encoding universal stress protein, encoding MYRIVIPVDPDEERAMEAADYVAGLLEDGPVESPDELAVTVLNVFEEFSAVDDGVRVTSDELFDPDDVPESVDAVRDALEAAGIDVDVVRRHGEPAEEIVDYADSVDADTIVLPTRERSPVGKAVFGSVTQQVMLETDRPVTVL